In Frederiksenia canicola, the sequence AAAAATGGACAGCGTAGAAAATGAAAGCAGTTTATTACGTTGGTTTCATGAGCAAATAGCGAATCCAAATGGCGACAGTGATGAGCAAGTTTTGCGGCTGGAAAGTGAAGCGGATCTGATCAAAATTATCACGATTCATAAATCTAAAGGATTGGAATATCCCGTGGTATGGCTGCCGTTTATTGCCAAAAATGCTCAAGGAGCACGAGCGGCGAGTATGGCAATCTATCGCGACGAAGAGAATCAAGTGCGGTGGAGTTTCAACAGTGGCGATGAGCAAATCAAGCAATATCAAGACCAAGCAGAGCATGCCGAAGACCTGCGATTGCTGTATGTGGCATTAACTCGAGCAAAATATCAGCTCCATTTAGTCTTACCTGAAGTCTGGGGCGATAAGTGGAATGCAATGCATTATTTGTTAGCACAAGGGGACATTCAAAAAGCGTTGAATACACGTGATGCTTTTGAACGTAAAGGCATTGCCTATCAAGCGGTCAGTTTAGCGGAAACGTTTGCAACTAGCCGTTTTGAACCAACAAGTACAGAGATGAATGACGTGGAAGCCAAAACGTTTCAAGGGAAAATTCGGGAGAGGGGCAGTGTGACCAGTTTTACCGCCTTGCAAGCACAACATGAGCGTTTGCAACATGTTCTGCGGAACCAACCGCTTGTTGGGTGGCAAGATATGGCTTTGGACTATGATAGTCATGTCATTGCAACGACCTCAATAGAGCTGGAGCAGCAAGGCGAACGCAATCCATTTCAATTTCCACATAGCACGAATGTGGGGAATGTACTTCACCGCTTTTTTGAACGGCAGGATTTTCAGCAGCCAATTACGCACGACAGTATTCAAGCCTTGTGCGAACAGCTCAATTTAGATGAAAATTGGATTGAGCCTGTCTTGCAATGGTTTGAGCGAATTCTTGTCACTCCGATTGGAGATAAGCCGTTTCGTCTTTCGCAGATCTCTCAAGCCACTCGCCTAACAGAATGGCAATTCTATTTACGTTTGGGTAACCGAAAAGCGTTACCTCAACTAAACGCATTACTCAAGCAACACAGCCGTTTGGCAAAACAGCTGCCTGATTTGCAATTGTTACAGGTGGAAGGGTTTGTTCGTGGCTTTGTGGATTGCATTGTGCAAGTGGAAAATCAGTTCTATGTGATAGATTATAAATCGAATTTTCTTGGATATTTACCACAGGATTATGCACGAGAGAAAATTGAAAAAACGATGGGGCAATATCGTTACGACTTGCAATACTTGCTCTATACGTTGGCTGTACATCGCTATTTACGTTCTCGTTTGGGGCAGAATTATGATTATCAACGGGATTTTGGCGGTATTGCGTATCTGTTTTTACGGGGAATGGATGGTTCTCATAATAGTGGCGTTTATTTTGATAAACCAAGTGGTGTACTGATTGACGCAATGGACGAGTTGTTTGGCTAAGTTACCCGTTTTACTTCTGTTGGGAAACGTGTAGAATATCGCTCGGTTTTAAACCATTTCGTTATATCGCAAGGTTTTGTGTGTAAAGAGATGACCTAATACGGCCCTCCCGTATTCTGCACTTAGTTTACCCTTCACTTTGCTGTGTTTATTATTTACACAGGAAACTTCTTTATGAAAAAATTTACCGTGCTGCTTTCGGCGGCTTGCTCGCCTTTGGCATTTGCTAGCGTGATTCCAAATTATCACACCGATGTTCACACCTATGAATTAACCAAATCTTTTGACATTGTTGCTCCTAAAGGCTCATCAGGCGAAACCAATTTATGGGTACCATTGCCTTTTAATGGCGAGTATCAAGAGGTGAAATCTATCCAATTTGAAGGAAATTATCAGCAAGCCTACATTACCGAAAATAATCAGTACGGAGTCAAAACGCTCTTTGCCAATTGGGATAAAAATGCCGATAAGCGAGAACTAAAAATCACGATGTTAGTGCAAACGAAAGATCGTGAACCAATGGTTCAAGGAGCATTAAACCATTATCAAATGCCGGAGAAAATTGTCTATTCCGTTGATGTGCTGGAATATTTAAAGCCAACTACTCACATTAAAACAGATGGCATTGTAAAAGAATATGTGGATAACATTGTTGGTAATGAAACAGATCCGCTAAAAAAAGCAGCACGCATTCATCAATGGGTGGTAAATAATATGGAGCGGGACAATTCTGTATTAGGCTGTGGTGATGGAGACGTAGAAAAAATCTTGACCACAGGGGTTTTAAAAGGGAAATGTACTGATATTAATTCTGTTTTTGTCGCCCTTGCTCGTGCAGCAGGGATTCCTGCCCGTGAAGTGTTTGGCATTCGTTTAGGGCAAGCGGTCAAAATGGGAAAATATTCCGCTAAAGCGTTTGGTAGTGCCGATGAACAGGGCGTTGCAGAGGTAAGCGGTGGGCAACATTGCCGTGCGGAGTTCTATCTTGCTGGTTTTGGGTGGGTGCCAGTTGATTCTGCGGATGTCGCCAAAATGCGACTTGCGGAGAAAAAAGCAGTACAAGATAACGATGTGCAAGCCGTTTCGGCTTATCTTTTCGGTAACTGGGAAATGAATTGGATTGGTTATAATCACGCCAGAGATTTTGATCTCTATCCAGTACCTGAAATGACGCCGCTGAATAACTTTGGCTATCCTTATGCCGAAATTGGTGGCGATCCGCTTAACTTTTTTGATCCAAAAGCGTTCCGTTATGAATTTATCGCCAAAAAACGCTAATCGAAGCTTCATCGCCACTTGTCTCACTGCCGTTGTTGCGGCAGTGACATCTACGTTATGCTGTATTGCTCCGTTGATTTACTTGATATTGGGCGTGTCTTCAACATGGCTGATTGAGCTCAATGAGTGGGCGTTTTTACGCACACCAATGCTAATTATTTCTTTGGGGGCGTTTGGTTACGGCTTTTGGTTGTTAAACTTCTCCAATCGAATGATTTGTAGTAAATATCTTTCTCTGCAAACGTTAAAGATTTTATATTGGGTGCTGTTAGGCATTATTCTGTTCTTCCTTTTTTATCCAACAATATTACCTTGGGTGTTAGAATGAAAAAGTTAATTCAATTTCCAGTTTATGTTACGTTGTTCTGCGTGATGTTATTGAACCCGCTGCACGCCACAGAAAACAATGAAAAGCACGTTGTGATTCAGATCAAAGAAATGACTTGCCAGCTGTGTGCGTATTTAGTGAATAAAGCCTTGCGTGATGTAAAAGGGGTGATCTCCACAAAAGCAAGTATCAAAGAGCATCAAGTGCAAGTGATTGCGGAAAGCGATGTGGATAATGAAACGTTAAAAGCGGCTATTTATAAATTGAACTACACGCCTGAGATTGTTTCGACTGAAAACTAGTCAGTTTGGGCGGCTTAAGCGAAGAGACAAGCGGTTAGTTTCTCCCCATTTTTTGCAAAAAAGATCGAGAAACTGACCGCTTGTGTTATCTACCTATTTCTTACATTTCAAATCCGCCACTTTTTGTGAGCGGTAAATTGCATTGATGGCGTGGATCAAGGCACGGGCGGAGGATTCAACGATGTCAGTCGCCAAGCCAACCCCATGGAAACGGCGACCTTGATGTTCAACCACAATATCTACTTGTCCTAAAGCTTCGGCACCTTCACCTTTCGCCGTCAAATTGTAGTTGAGCATTTTGATTTCCAACCCCGTGATTTTCAAAATGGTGTTGAAAGTCGCATCGACAGGACCATTTCCGCCTTGTGAAACATCACTGATTTTCTTGCCGTCTAATTCCACTTGCACGAATGCAGAGGCGGGCAAGCCACTGATGAGCTGCGTGGTGATCACGTCTAATTTCAAGCGATCTTCATCGCCTTGCTGCATATCAATAAACGCCAAAGCTTCTAAGTCGTAGTCGAACACTTGTCCTTTTTTGTCGGCAAGTTTTAAGAACGCATCGTAGAGTTTATCTAAATCGTAGTCGCTTTCTTGATAGCCCATCTCTTCCATATGGTTTTTCACCGCCGCACGCCCTGAACGAGCGGTTAAATTGAGCTTCTCTTTTTTCAAGCCGATGGTTTCTGGCGACATAATTTCGTAGGTGTTCTTGTGTTTTACCATGCCGTCTTGGTGAATGCCTGAGGAGTGAGCGAAAGCGTTTGAGCCAACAATCGCTTTGTTCGGCTGAATAGGCATATTGCACAACTGGCTGACCATTTGGCTAACACGATGAATTTCTTGGGTATTGATACGAGTGTCCAAGCCGTTGAACATGTCTTGACGGGTTTTGATTGCCATTACGACTTCTTCTAATGCCGTGTTGCCCGCCCGTTCGCCGATGCCGTTGATGGTACATTCGATCTGTCTTGCTCCGTTTTGCACTGCGGTGAGTGAATTCGCCGTTGCCATGCCCAAATCGTTATGGCAATGTACCGAAATCACAGCTTTGTCGATATTTGGCACACGGTTCATCACATTAGCAATGATGTCACCATATTGATATGGCAAGCAGTAGCCGACAGTATCAGGAATGTTCACCGTGGTTGCCCCAGCCTTGATCGCGGCTTCAACAATACGGCAGATATTATCTACCCCCGTCCGTCCTGCATCTTCGCAGGAAAATTCAACATCATCGGTATAATTTCTTGCTCTTTTGACCGCTTGTACTGCCATTTCAACCACATCGTCAAAGGTGCGACGAAGTTTAGCTTCAACATGCAAGGCAGAGGTCGCAATAAAGGTATGAATACGGTAGGCCTCCGCTACTTTTAAGGCTTCGTAAGCGGCGTCAATGTCTTTATCTACGGCACGAGAAAGAGCACAAACACGGCTGTTTTTGATATGGCGAGCGATAGTCTGCACGGATTCAAAATCTCCCGCCGATGATACAGGGAAGCCAACCTCCATGACATCCACGCCTAAACGCTCAAGGGCGAGGGCGATTTGTAATTTTTCTTTGACGGTGAGGCTGGCTTTCAATGCCTGTTCACCATCACGTAATGTGGTATCAAAAATAATAATATTGTTGCTCATAATCGCCTCTTTATTTGAATAGGATAGAATTTGGTATAAAAAAACCCGCACGTTTTAGGTGCGGGTAAGTGTGGATAGTGAACTTTTTTCTTTTCACAGCCTTAACCACGCACCAAGTGCGTTAGAAGTAAAAGGTTGAGAGCAGAAATCAGTTTTACCATTTTTGTGTGTTTATGTTTGCATTGTTATTCAGGAATGGGCGATATCTTAACCGTATTAATGATGAAGTCAATAGCATATTTCTCTTTTGCAAACGGTTGCTTTGGCAAAATATCTTTTTTGTTTAGCATAATAAACTGGATTTTTGTTAAAACTCAGATTATTAAATTTTATTAACTATAATTTAACAAAATAATCCTAATGGTGATGGCATAAAATTCATCTTTTCATAAATTTTGCTTGTTTTGCTATTTTTTGAGCAATCACAATAAACCAGTCATTTATTTTGAACTCAAAAGCCAAATTTGTTAGCCTGTGAACAGATTAATTATTGAAAAGGATAGAACAATGACTAAACCATTTCGTGCAGTAATTTCTGACCTTGACGGCACTTTATTGAATGGTGAGCACCGACTTGGCGAATTTACAATTGAAACGCTTGAAAAATTGGCGGCAAAAGGTGTGGATATTTTCTTAGCGACAGGGCGGAGCTTGCCTGATGTGCGACGTATAATGAGTAAAGTGAATATCAATGAAGCAACATTAGTGACGAGTAATGGAGCGAGAGCAAATAATTTAGCGGGAGAATTATTTGTTAATCATTACATTCCTGAGCAAATTGCCTTTGAAATCATGACAACAACACCTTTTGATCCTTTTAATGTGTGTTTGAATAGCTATCAAGCGGACGATTGGTTTATTAATGTAGATGTGGAGCCGCTTAGAAAATTCCACCAAGAATCTGGTTTTATGTATCAGGTTATTGATTTCAAAAAGCATCATGGCAAACAAACCGAGAAAATCTTTTTTATCGGTCGGACACCAGAATCGTTAGTTCCAGTTGAGCAATTCATTGCTGAAAAGTATGGTGATCAACTGCAGCTCACTTATTCCACGCCGCAATGTTTTGAAATTATGGCAAAAAGCGTTTGCAAGGCGAATACATTATCGCAACTGGTCGCAGCCCGAGGGTATGATTTACAAGATTGTATTGCCTTTGGTGATGGGATGAACGATGTAGAAATGCTTTCCCAAGTTGGAAAAGGCTGTGTGATGGGCAATGCGGATCAGCGTTTGCGTAATGCATTACCCAATCATGAAGTGATTGGTGATCATAAAGAACAATCGGTCGCAAGCTATTTACGGACGATTTTTGAGGTGGTTTAAGCAAATTGCTTAGGGAGATACAAGCGGTCAGATCCGGGAGATTTTTTGCAAGTGTGATAGCTTGCAAAAAATCTAACAAAGAGCAAGGTCGCTAGGCGTTTTCCAATCGTTCAAATGCCAAGGCTTTGCGTTCAATACGGCGAAGCACAATCGTCATGATACCAGTGATAATGAGATAAATCGCACCAGCGATACCGTAGATTGTCAATGCATCATATTCCGTTCCATATAACTGGCGAGCATAGCCCATAATATCCATGATGGTAATAATGGAAGCGAGCGAGGTTCCTTTAAACACTAAAATAATTTCGTTGCTATAAGATGGCAACGCTCGTTTCAACGCGTAAGGGACGAGAATTTTCAGTGTCTGTAAGCGGTTTAAGCCAAGAGCGGCACAGGTTTCCCACTGTCCTCTCGGAATGGCTTTTACCGCACCGTGAAACAGTAAGGTGGTATAAGCTGCGCTGTTTAATGCTAATGCCAACATCGCACAGAACCATGCATTGGAGAAAAGTGCCCAAAGTGGGCTTTCAACGATCCACTTGAATTGCCCAGGACCAGCGTAAATCAAGAAAAACTGTACTAATAGTGGTGTACCAGTAAACAGCGTTAAAAAACCATTTACTAACATTTTGGCGAGCCGATTTTCAAGAGAAAGTACCAGTGTCAGCCCAATCGCCATAAAAAAAGCGATAGTCAGTGACACAAACGTGAGCAATAAACTGGTCGGAATGCCCTGTGCGATAGTCAAAAAATAATCTTGCCACATTATGCAATCCCTCTCTCAAAGCGGGTAAATCTCGCCTCTAGTTTACGAATTAATACCTGGCTGATTAGGGTAATCGCAAGATAAATTAATGCCGCTAGACCATACCAAGTAAATGGTTGATGTGTATTGGTATTAACCAACTCGGTTTGACGCATTAAGTCATGTACTCCGATTAATGACACTAAAGCGGTATCTTTTAATAGCACCAGCCATTGGTTGCTCAGCCCCGGAAGTGCATGTCGCCATACTTGTGGCATCACAATATGCATAAAGGTGTAAACACGGCTTAAACCAAGTGCAGCTCCAGACTCCCACTGACCAGCAGGAATGGCTTGGATTGCCCCGCGTAGCGTTTGGGAGGCGTAAGACGCAAAAATTAAAGAAAGTGCCACAACCCCACAGCCAAATGGACCTAACTCAATGTAATCACCAGTGAAGAGTTCTAAAATTTCAGGTGTGCCAAAATAAATCAGAAAAACCACTAAAATTTCAGGCAATCCCCGTAAGAGTGCGACAAATACCATAGTTGGTTTATTGATGATTGCTAAACGATTTGTCTCAAGTGAAACAAACACAATCGCCAAGAGCAAGCCTAGCAATAATGAACAGAATGCCAACCCTAAGGTCATTAGGGTGGCATTACCAATTAAAGGAAGATATTCAATCATATCGAATTATTTAGTCATCCATTTATCATAGATTTTTTGGTATTCGCCATTTTGTTTAATTGCAGCAATACCTTTGTTTAGACTTTCTACCAATGCTTTGTTTGATTTTTTCACCGCAATCCCTAAGCCGTTATTGAAGTAACGTTTATCGGTAACTTTCTCACCGATAAATGCAAGTTCTGGGTTTTTACTAAACATATCACGCAATACGTCCGTATCACCGAAAATAATGTCGATACGGCCATTTTTTAGATCCAAAATGGCATCTTGTAAGCTGGCGTAAGAGCTTGCCGCATATTGCTTCGCTTCCGCATTGACATACTGTTGATAAGTTGTTCCGTTCTGTACGCCAACTTTTTTCGCTTGAGCTAAATCAGTGATCTTATCTTTCACTGCAATAAAGCTCGCAGAGCTTTCATAGTAGGCATCAGAGAAATCAACTTGTTTTGCACGAGCTTCGGTGATGTCGATTGCGGAAATGGCTGCATCAAAACCGCCACGACCTTTGATTAGACTTGGAATTAATGAATCAAACGATTGGCTTTTAAAGTGGCAGGTTGCTTGGATTTCTTTACAAATTGCATTAGCAATATCCACATCAAAACCGATGATTTCACCTTTTTCGTTGGTTAATTCAAACGGAGGATAGCTTGGCTCCATTGCAAAAGTAATGGTTTGTGCGTTCGCAACCGCAGAAGTAGCTAAAAGCGTGGCAAGAAGTAATTTTTTCATTGTGTTTTCCTATATATTTTAATGAGAGTGTGAAAGATAGTTGGCAAATTGAGCGGTTTGCGGGTGCTCAAAATGGCTCGCATCACCTTGTTCAATAATTTTACCTTTTTCCATATAGACGACTTTGGTCGCCACTTTACGTGCTACAGACACTTCGTGGGTTACTACCACCTGTGTAATGCCTGTTTGCTGTAATTCTTTGATAATATCAACGACTTGAGCGGTGATCTCTGGATCAAGAGCGGCAGTGGGTTCATCAAAAAGCAACACTTCTGGCTGCATCATCAAGGCTCTAGCAATCGCAACCCGTTGCTGCTGGCCACCGGATAAATGTAACGGAAAACGTGCTGCAAATTCCGATAACTGTAGCCGTTTTAATAAACCATTGGCTCTTTCAATAGCCTTGTCCTTACTTAAACCCAATACTTTCATTGGGGCTTCAATTAAGTTCTGCATTACGGTTAAGTGCGGCCAAAGATGATACTGTTGAAATACCATACCAACATTACGACGAAGTAAATTTACTTGTTTGCTGTTAGCTTGGGCAGTTAAATCAAAACGGTGATTGGCAATTTCCAACACGCCCGATTGTGGCACTTCCATTAAATTTAAGGTGCGAATTAAGGTGCTTTTTCCTGCACCACTTGGACCGAGCAGCACTACGGTATCGCCCTTTTCAATGTTCAAATTGATGTCAAACAAGGCTTGATTTGAGCCATAAAAGAAATTGACATTGCTAATACGAATCGCCATTTGCGATAGATCCTATCTAAAAACGCCTGAATTGAATAGATAGTAGATTTTTTTGAATAATTATGCAAGTTGTTTTTTATCTGTTTTAAAGAAATTGTTGGTGAATGAATAACGGCGTATTACAATAAATGCGTATTTATTGATGGGATGAGCCATGTTTATTCGAATTTTTATCTGTTTTTTGAGTGTGTTAGGTGCGATTTCTGCAAACGCAAGTCTATTCGGTTCAAAACCAACATTTCTCACAAGTGAGCAAGCCTTCGCTTTTTCCTACGAAGTCAAACAAGAAAAATTAGCACTAAATTGGCAAATTGCGGACGGCTACTATTTGTACCAAAAAGAGATCAGCGTGACGCCACATAATGCTGAATTGGGTGAGTGGCAATTTCCTACAAGTGAAACACATCACGATGAATTTTTTGGCGATGTGCAGATTTTCCGCCAGCAACTTGGGTTGAATGTGCCGTTGAAATCATCAGCTGGCAAAGTCGATGTGCGTTATCAAGGCTGCACTAAAGGCTTTTGCTACCCGCCAGAAACGGTAACGATCGAGCTACAAGTGGTCAGTTCCGAGCAAAATTTTGCAAATCATGCGGAAAATCAGGCGACTTCTACATCAGCTATTCAAGTTGCCGAGCAAGATCAATTAGCAGCAGGTTTAGCCCAAAATCGTCTGTCGATTTTTTGGTTTTTTGTGTTAGGCGTTGGCTTGGCGTTTACCCCTTGCGTGCTGCCGATGTTACCGTTGTTGTCTGCGATTGTGATCGGCAACCGTCAGCGTCCAAATAGCGTGAGAGCTTTTACCTTGAGTTTGACCTATGTACAAGGTATGGCATTAACCTACACGTTGCTTGGCTTGATTGTGGCGGCGATCGGTTTGCCGTTTCAAGTGGCGTTGCAAAGCCCACCCGTGTTGATTGGTTTATCGATGGTGTTTACTTTACTGGCATTGTCGATGTTTGGGCTGTTTACCTTGCAACTGCCGAATAGCTGGCAGCAAAAGCTCAACCAACTCAGCCAACAGCAGCAGGGCGGTTCCTATCCGAGTGTCTTTTTGATGGGGATGATTGCGGGCTTGGTTGCTTCGCCCTGCACTTCCGCCCCGCTTTCTGGTGCGTTGCTGTATGTAGCACAAAGTGGGGATGTACTCACTGGCGGGTTAGCTCTCTATTTATTGGCATTAGGAATGGGCATTCCATTGATGTTG encodes:
- a CDS encoding transglutaminase-like domain-containing protein — protein: MKKFTVLLSAACSPLAFASVIPNYHTDVHTYELTKSFDIVAPKGSSGETNLWVPLPFNGEYQEVKSIQFEGNYQQAYITENNQYGVKTLFANWDKNADKRELKITMLVQTKDREPMVQGALNHYQMPEKIVYSVDVLEYLKPTTHIKTDGIVKEYVDNIVGNETDPLKKAARIHQWVVNNMERDNSVLGCGDGDVEKILTTGVLKGKCTDINSVFVALARAAGIPAREVFGIRLGQAVKMGKYSAKAFGSADEQGVAEVSGGQHCRAEFYLAGFGWVPVDSADVAKMRLAEKKAVQDNDVQAVSAYLFGNWEMNWIGYNHARDFDLYPVPEMTPLNNFGYPYAEIGGDPLNFFDPKAFRYEFIAKKR
- a CDS encoding heavy-metal-associated domain-containing protein, which produces MKKLIQFPVYVTLFCVMLLNPLHATENNEKHVVIQIKEMTCQLCAYLVNKALRDVKGVISTKASIKEHQVQVIAESDVDNETLKAAIYKLNYTPEIVSTEN
- the leuA gene encoding 2-isopropylmalate synthase → MSNNIIIFDTTLRDGEQALKASLTVKEKLQIALALERLGVDVMEVGFPVSSAGDFESVQTIARHIKNSRVCALSRAVDKDIDAAYEALKVAEAYRIHTFIATSALHVEAKLRRTFDDVVEMAVQAVKRARNYTDDVEFSCEDAGRTGVDNICRIVEAAIKAGATTVNIPDTVGYCLPYQYGDIIANVMNRVPNIDKAVISVHCHNDLGMATANSLTAVQNGARQIECTINGIGERAGNTALEEVVMAIKTRQDMFNGLDTRINTQEIHRVSQMVSQLCNMPIQPNKAIVGSNAFAHSSGIHQDGMVKHKNTYEIMSPETIGLKKEKLNLTARSGRAAVKNHMEEMGYQESDYDLDKLYDAFLKLADKKGQVFDYDLEALAFIDMQQGDEDRLKLDVITTQLISGLPASAFVQVELDGKKISDVSQGGNGPVDATFNTILKITGLEIKMLNYNLTAKGEGAEALGQVDIVVEHQGRRFHGVGLATDIVESSARALIHAINAIYRSQKVADLKCKK
- a CDS encoding Cof-type HAD-IIB family hydrolase, whose protein sequence is MTKPFRAVISDLDGTLLNGEHRLGEFTIETLEKLAAKGVDIFLATGRSLPDVRRIMSKVNINEATLVTSNGARANNLAGELFVNHYIPEQIAFEIMTTTPFDPFNVCLNSYQADDWFINVDVEPLRKFHQESGFMYQVIDFKKHHGKQTEKIFFIGRTPESLVPVEQFIAEKYGDQLQLTYSTPQCFEIMAKSVCKANTLSQLVAARGYDLQDCIAFGDGMNDVEMLSQVGKGCVMGNADQRLRNALPNHEVIGDHKEQSVASYLRTIFEVV
- the artM gene encoding arginine ABC transporter permease ArtM — protein: MWQDYFLTIAQGIPTSLLLTFVSLTIAFFMAIGLTLVLSLENRLAKMLVNGFLTLFTGTPLLVQFFLIYAGPGQFKWIVESPLWALFSNAWFCAMLALALNSAAYTTLLFHGAVKAIPRGQWETCAALGLNRLQTLKILVPYALKRALPSYSNEIILVFKGTSLASIITIMDIMGYARQLYGTEYDALTIYGIAGAIYLIITGIMTIVLRRIERKALAFERLENA
- the artQ gene encoding arginine ABC transporter permease ArtQ; this translates as MIEYLPLIGNATLMTLGLAFCSLLLGLLLAIVFVSLETNRLAIINKPTMVFVALLRGLPEILVVFLIYFGTPEILELFTGDYIELGPFGCGVVALSLIFASYASQTLRGAIQAIPAGQWESGAALGLSRVYTFMHIVMPQVWRHALPGLSNQWLVLLKDTALVSLIGVHDLMRQTELVNTNTHQPFTWYGLAALIYLAITLISQVLIRKLEARFTRFERGIA
- a CDS encoding transporter substrate-binding domain-containing protein, producing MKKLLLATLLATSAVANAQTITFAMEPSYPPFELTNEKGEIIGFDVDIANAICKEIQATCHFKSQSFDSLIPSLIKGRGGFDAAISAIDITEARAKQVDFSDAYYESSASFIAVKDKITDLAQAKKVGVQNGTTYQQYVNAEAKQYAASSYASLQDAILDLKNGRIDIIFGDTDVLRDMFSKNPELAFIGEKVTDKRYFNNGLGIAVKKSNKALVESLNKGIAAIKQNGEYQKIYDKWMTK
- the artP gene encoding arginine ABC transporter ATP-binding protein ArtP: MAIRISNVNFFYGSNQALFDINLNIEKGDTVVLLGPSGAGKSTLIRTLNLMEVPQSGVLEIANHRFDLTAQANSKQVNLLRRNVGMVFQQYHLWPHLTVMQNLIEAPMKVLGLSKDKAIERANGLLKRLQLSEFAARFPLHLSGGQQQRVAIARALMMQPEVLLFDEPTAALDPEITAQVVDIIKELQQTGITQVVVTHEVSVARKVATKVVYMEKGKIIEQGDASHFEHPQTAQFANYLSHSH
- a CDS encoding protein-disulfide reductase DsbD → MFIRIFICFLSVLGAISANASLFGSKPTFLTSEQAFAFSYEVKQEKLALNWQIADGYYLYQKEISVTPHNAELGEWQFPTSETHHDEFFGDVQIFRQQLGLNVPLKSSAGKVDVRYQGCTKGFCYPPETVTIELQVVSSEQNFANHAENQATSTSAIQVAEQDQLAAGLAQNRLSIFWFFVLGVGLAFTPCVLPMLPLLSAIVIGNRQRPNSVRAFTLSLTYVQGMALTYTLLGLIVAAIGLPFQVALQSPPVLIGLSMVFTLLALSMFGLFTLQLPNSWQQKLNQLSQQQQGGSYPSVFLMGMIAGLVASPCTSAPLSGALLYVAQSGDVLTGGLALYLLALGMGIPLMLITLFGNKILPKSGDWLLKVKTLFGFVMLALPIFLLSRLLPSQFEPLLWSALAVVTLIWLNEQFTATTLWKKALRALLVTGLIFSGKPWADLVCQPTAIITEQSHFTRITTLSELQHTIAENRGKKVMFDLYADWCVACKEFEKYTFTDAKVKAELEKMVMLQVDMTRNSTENDEIMKHFQVLGLPTILFFDENGNELSDKRVTGFMQADKFEMWLKGL